The nucleotide window CGAAGTCGACGAGGAGACCGACACCGAGGTCGAGGACGAGACGCCCGAAGAGGAGGAGACCGAGGACGTCGAAACCGAACTCCGCCCGCGGGGGCTGACCGAGAAGACGCCCGACCTCGACGACGAGGAGCAGCGACTGCTCGGCGAGCGCCGGCGGCGGTCCCAGCCGCAGTTCAACCGGCAGGACCACCACAAGAAAAAGCGCGTGTCGACCTCGTGGCGACGCCCGCGCGGCCAGCTCTCGAAGCAGCGCCGCGGTGTCAAGGGCAAGGGCGCGAAAGTCGGGGCGGGCTACCGGACCGCGACGGACGTTCGCGGCCGCCACCCGAGCGGGTTCGAGGAGGTCCGTGTCGAGAACACCGACGACCTAGAGGGTGTCGACGGCGACACCCACGCCGTACGGATCGGCTCCACGGTCGGCGGTCGCAAACGCGAGCGCATCGAGGAGCAGGCCGAAGACGACGGGATCCGGGTGCTCAACCCGACCTACGTCGAAGTCGAGGTGAACGAGAATGAGTGATCTGAGCGCACAGCGACGGCTCGCGGCGGACGTCCTCGACGTCGGGGAGAACCGCGTCTGGTTCGATCCCGACCAACAGGGGGAGATCGCCGAGGCGATCACCCGCGAGGACATCCGCGAGCTCGTCACGGAAGGGACGGTCGACGCGAAGGCGGCGAAATCGAACTCGCGTGGCCGTGCGCGCGAGCGTAACAGCCAGCGTGCTGCCGGCCATCGGAAGGGCCCCGGGAGTCGGAAGGGGACCGCCGGCGCGCGCGAGAACAGCAAGGACGCATGGGTCTCGCGGATCCGTGCGCAGCGTCGTCGGTTGAAGGAGCTGCGCGCGGAGGGCACCATCGACCGAACGCAGTACCGCACGCTGTACGACAAGGCGGGCGGCGGCGAGTTCGACAGCGTCGACAGGCTGGAGAGCTTCGCCGTGGACGAATTCGACATCGAACTGGAGGACGAATAATGGCAACAGGACCACGATACAACGTACCGATGCGCCGCCGGCGCGAGGTCCGGACGGACTACCATCAGCGGTTGCGCCTGTTGAAATCAGGCAAACCCCGACTGGTTGCCAGAAAGAGCAACCGCCACGTCAGGGCGCAGCTGGTGACCCCCAGTCCCGACGGAGACGAAACGCACGCGAGCGCGAGCTCGGCCGATCTCGACGAGTACGGCTGGGAGGCTCCGACAGGGAACCTGCCCAGTGCGTATCTCACGGGACTGCTGGCCGGGCTGCGCGCGCGAGACACCGAGATCGACGAGGCAGTGCTCGACATCGGGCTCAACGCCGCGACGCCGGGGAGCAAGCTGTTCGCGATCCAGGAAGGTGCCATCGATGCGGGGCTCGACGTCCCGCACAACGAGTCGGTGTTCGCCGACTGGGAGCGCACGAGCGGCGAGCATATCGCCGACTACGCGGAGAGTCGCGACGAGCCGCTCTATTCGGGCGACTTCGACGCGAGCGAGCTGCCCGACCACTTCGAGGAAGTCAGAACGACAATCATGGACGAATTCGACCACGAACTGGGAGGCGGCGATGAGTAATCGAGGCTGGGAGCCGCGCACGCGGCTCGGCAAACTGGTCGCCGAGGAGGAGATCACCTCGATGGACGAGGCGCTCAACTCGGGGCTCCCGCTGAAGGAGCCGGAGATCACCGATCAGCTGCTCTCGATCGAGGACGACGTTCTGGACATCAACATGGTCCAGCGGATGACCGACTCCGGTCGGCGGGTGAAGTTCCGGTGTGTCGTCGCCATCGGCGACCGCAACGGGTATGTGGGGTATGCCGAGGGCCGCGACGACCAGGTCGGCTCGGCGATCCAGAAAGCAATCGAGATCGCGAAGCTCAATATGGTGCGCGTCTCGCGTGGCTGTGGCTCGTGGGAGTGTGGCTGCGGCCGCCCGCACACCGTTGCACTGCGGACGGACGGAAAGGCCGGCAGCGTCGAGGTCGAGCTCCGGCCGGCCCCCAGAGGGCTCGGGCTCGCGGCGGGTGAGACCGCTCGCTCGGTGCTCGAACTCGCTGGTATCGAGGACATTTGGACGCACTCGTCGGGCAAGACTCGGACGACCGTGAACTTCGCGAAGGCGACGTTCAACGCGCTCAAGGCGACCAGCGAGGCACGGGTGCCAGAGCGCGCCATCGAGCAGCGTGAGGTGATCGAGTGATGCAAGCGCTCGTCCAGCTGCGCGGCGAGGTGAACATGGAGGGCGGCGTTCGCGATACGCTCTCGATGCTCAACGTCCACAGCACGAACCACTGCGCGCTCGTCCCCGAGACCGACACCTACGAGGGGATGATAACGAAGGTCAACGACTACGTCGCCTTCGGCGAGCCGAGTCCGGGCGTGCTCGCGACGCTGCTGCAGACGCGTGGCGAGCCCGCCGAGGGAGCGGCCGAGATCGACGACGAGTGGGTGAGCGAGAACACCGACTACGACGACGTCTCGGCGCTCGCTGAAGGACTTCTCGCCGAGGAGACGACGCTGCGCGAGGCGGGGCTGACGCCCGCACTACGACTCCACCCGCCGCGGGGCGGTCACGACGGCGTGAAACACCCCGTGCCGGAGGACGGCGAGCTCGGCAGGCACAGTACGGAGGAAATCGACGCGCTGTTGACGGCGATGCGGTAATCGCCGTCGAGGACTACCAACGATGACAAGCAAAAAACGACGCCAGCGCGGTTCGCGCACCCACAGCGGCGGCTCGCACAAGAACCGCCGCGGGGCCGGCCATCGGGGCGGTCGCGGGCGCGCGGGACGCGACGATCACGAGTTTCACAACTACGGACCGCTCGGCAAACACGGGTTCAGCCGCCCGGAAAAGGCGAAAGAAGAGATCCTCACCGTCGAGGTACGTGAACTCGACGAGGACGCCGCCCTCTACGCGGCCGACGGGGTCGCCGAGGAGACCGACGACGGCTACGAACTCGACGCACGCGACATCGTCGAGGACGGCCACGACGCCGACGCCGTGAAGGTGCTCGGCGGCGGCCAGGTCCGCCAGAGCCTCACGGTGACGGCCGACGCATTCTCCGAGAATGCGCGCGAACTCATCGACGCGGCCGGCGGCGAGGCCACGTTGAGCGAGCGCGGCGAGGAGCGACTGGCCGCACGCGAGGACGACGAGGACGAGGAAGCCGAAGAGGCTACAAACGCGGAGTCGGAATAGACCGAAAATGGGCTGGAAGGAGACCGCAGAACCCGTTCTGACGCGGATGCCCTCGGTCAGACAGCCCGAGGGCCACGTCCCGTTCAGGCGGAAACTCGGCTGGACGCTCGGCGTACTCGTGCTGTATTTCTTCCTGACGAACGTCACCCTCTACGGGTTGGGCGGGCAGGGAGGCGACCTCTTCGGGCGCTTTCGCTCGATCCTCGCCGGGCAGTCCGGCTCGGTCCTCCAGCTCGGTATCGGTCCGATCGTCACCGCGAGCATCGTGTTACAGCTACTCGGCGGCGCGAACCTGCTGGGTTTAGATACGAACGATCCACGCGATCAGGTGCTCTATCAGGGGCTCCAGAAGTTCCTAGTGCTCGTGATGATCTGCATCACGGGGCTGCCGATGGTGTTTGCCGGCAACTACCTGCCGGCGAGCCAGCAGGTAGCGGCGTCGCTCGGCATCGGCATCGGCGGCGTGAAGTGGCTGCTGTTCGCCCAGATCTTCGTCGGGGCGATCCTCGTGCTGTTCATGGACGAGGTCATCTCGAAGTGGGGCGTCGGCTCCGGGATCGGCCTGTTCATCATCGCCGGCGTGAGCCAGAGCCTCATCGGTGGCTTCTTCGGCGGAGACGGGTTCTTCAGCAGCTGGCTCGACATCATTACCGGAGCGATCGAGGTTTCGCCGCTGACGAGCGAAGGCATCCAGACGCTGCTGTTCGGTCAGGGAGATCTCATCGCGCTGTTCACCACGATCCTGATCTTCGTGGTGGTGGTCTACGCCGAGTCGGTGCGCGTCGAGATCCCGCTCTCCCATGCGAGAGTCAAGGGCGCGCGCGGGCGCTTCCCGGTGAAACTCATCTACGCGAGCGTCCTGCCGATGATCCTCGTGCGGGCGCTCCAGGCGAACATCCAGTTCCTCGGCCGGATCCTCAACTCGCAGCTCGGGCTGCCGTCGTGGCTCGGCGTCTATTCGGGTGGCCAGCCGGTCGGCGGGCTGTTCTACTATCTCGCACCGATCAACGCCCCCGAGCAGTGGCTCGGCGCGAGTCAGGCCGCCTGGCAGGTCGCGCTGCGTATCGGTGTCGATCTCACCTTCATGGTCGTCGGCGGTGCGATCTTCGCGATCTTCTGGGTCGAGACCGCCGACATGGGGCCGGAGGCGACCGCGAAGCAGATCCAGAACTCCGGCATGCAGATCCCGGGCTTCCGGCAGAACCCCGGCGTCATCGAGAAGGTGATGGAGCGGTACATCCCGCAGGTCACGGTTATCGGCGGGGCCCTGGTTGGCGTGCTCGCCGTCGGGGCGAACATGATGGGCACCATCGGCTCGGTTTCGGGAACGGGATTGCTGCTCACGGTATCGATCACCTACAAGCTCTACGAGGAGATCGCCGAGGAGCAGCTGATGGAGATGCATCCGATGATGCGCCAGATGTTCGGCTGAGAGCGGCTGCGGAGCTGCGATCCGGCCGCGAGCACACGATCCGAACGCTCCCTCGAATCGGCGGGTAACGATCGAGCGGCGAACTGTTTTAGGCGAACGATCGGGATCGGCACGGACGGTGAATCGAGACGCGAACGAACAGGCATATCACCGTCGTTCCCGCCGTTCCGACGGAACGAACTGCTCCAATGCTCCTGTCAAACATCGTCGTGGCCGCACTCGTCGTCATCGCCTTCGGCTCCGGGATCGGCATCGCAGCTATCGGTCCCGGCGGTGTCTTTCTGACGATCGCGCTCTATGCATTGACGC belongs to Halococcus qingdaonensis and includes:
- a CDS encoding 50S ribosomal protein L32e; the protein is MASNERELTAIDGVGEETADELRDAGYETIDDLRDADQDELSEVEGIGTALAARIAADVGEIDVDESDEETPEELTEVSGVGEEKADALREADFESVADLERAEQSDLADVEGIGNALAARIKADVGGLEVDEETDTEVEDETPEEEETEDVETELRPRGLTEKTPDLDDEEQRLLGERRRRSQPQFNRQDHHKKKRVSTSWRRPRGQLSKQRRGVKGKGAKVGAGYRTATDVRGRHPSGFEEVRVENTDDLEGVDGDTHAVRIGSTVGGRKRERIEEQAEDDGIRVLNPTYVEVEVNENE
- a CDS encoding 50S ribosomal protein L19e — protein: MSDLSAQRRLAADVLDVGENRVWFDPDQQGEIAEAITREDIRELVTEGTVDAKAAKSNSRGRARERNSQRAAGHRKGPGSRKGTAGARENSKDAWVSRIRAQRRRLKELRAEGTIDRTQYRTLYDKAGGGEFDSVDRLESFAVDEFDIELEDE
- a CDS encoding 50S ribosomal protein L18, which translates into the protein MATGPRYNVPMRRRREVRTDYHQRLRLLKSGKPRLVARKSNRHVRAQLVTPSPDGDETHASASSADLDEYGWEAPTGNLPSAYLTGLLAGLRARDTEIDEAVLDIGLNAATPGSKLFAIQEGAIDAGLDVPHNESVFADWERTSGEHIADYAESRDEPLYSGDFDASELPDHFEEVRTTIMDEFDHELGGGDE
- a CDS encoding 30S ribosomal protein S5; protein product: MSNRGWEPRTRLGKLVAEEEITSMDEALNSGLPLKEPEITDQLLSIEDDVLDINMVQRMTDSGRRVKFRCVVAIGDRNGYVGYAEGRDDQVGSAIQKAIEIAKLNMVRVSRGCGSWECGCGRPHTVALRTDGKAGSVEVELRPAPRGLGLAAGETARSVLELAGIEDIWTHSSGKTRTTVNFAKATFNALKATSEARVPERAIEQREVIE
- the rpmD gene encoding 50S ribosomal protein L30, with the translated sequence MQALVQLRGEVNMEGGVRDTLSMLNVHSTNHCALVPETDTYEGMITKVNDYVAFGEPSPGVLATLLQTRGEPAEGAAEIDDEWVSENTDYDDVSALAEGLLAEETTLREAGLTPALRLHPPRGGHDGVKHPVPEDGELGRHSTEEIDALLTAMR
- a CDS encoding uL15m family ribosomal protein; translated protein: MTSKKRRQRGSRTHSGGSHKNRRGAGHRGGRGRAGRDDHEFHNYGPLGKHGFSRPEKAKEEILTVEVRELDEDAALYAADGVAEETDDGYELDARDIVEDGHDADAVKVLGGGQVRQSLTVTADAFSENARELIDAAGGEATLSERGEERLAAREDDEDEEAEEATNAESE
- the secY gene encoding preprotein translocase subunit SecY, whose translation is MGWKETAEPVLTRMPSVRQPEGHVPFRRKLGWTLGVLVLYFFLTNVTLYGLGGQGGDLFGRFRSILAGQSGSVLQLGIGPIVTASIVLQLLGGANLLGLDTNDPRDQVLYQGLQKFLVLVMICITGLPMVFAGNYLPASQQVAASLGIGIGGVKWLLFAQIFVGAILVLFMDEVISKWGVGSGIGLFIIAGVSQSLIGGFFGGDGFFSSWLDIITGAIEVSPLTSEGIQTLLFGQGDLIALFTTILIFVVVVYAESVRVEIPLSHARVKGARGRFPVKLIYASVLPMILVRALQANIQFLGRILNSQLGLPSWLGVYSGGQPVGGLFYYLAPINAPEQWLGASQAAWQVALRIGVDLTFMVVGGAIFAIFWVETADMGPEATAKQIQNSGMQIPGFRQNPGVIEKVMERYIPQVTVIGGALVGVLAVGANMMGTIGSVSGTGLLLTVSITYKLYEEIAEEQLMEMHPMMRQMFG